Proteins encoded together in one Orrella marina window:
- the secE gene encoding preprotein translocase subunit SecE, producing MSNTSVQTVTSAADKVKLILAVLVVIAGIVAFSVLETQLAAPVRAAIFIVSLLAAAGIVAISEPGKRFIGFAQDSYYEVRKVVWPTRKETFQMTGIVFAFVAVMGIFLWILDKSLEWLLYSVLLGWR from the coding sequence ATGTCCAACACAAGCGTACAAACTGTCACAAGCGCAGCCGACAAGGTCAAATTGATCCTGGCGGTTCTTGTTGTTATTGCAGGTATCGTGGCTTTTTCCGTACTTGAGACTCAACTTGCCGCTCCTGTCAGAGCAGCGATATTTATTGTCAGCTTGCTCGCCGCAGCAGGAATAGTTGCAATCAGTGAGCCGGGTAAAAGATTTATTGGATTCGCCCAGGACTCCTACTACGAAGTTCGCAAGGTTGTTTGGCCTACCCGCAAAGAAACGTTTCAAATGACAGGAATCGTTTTTGCGTTTGTTGCGGTAATGGGCATCTTCCTCTGGATTCTGGATAAAAGTCTGGAGTGGCTTCTCTATAGTGTGTTGCTTGGCTGGCGATAA